Genomic segment of Catharus ustulatus isolate bCatUst1 chromosome 3, bCatUst1.pri.v2, whole genome shotgun sequence:
ACCAAATTAGCCTCACAACTCCTCTAGCTCCTAAAGTGAACACACTACAGCAGGCATGCTAAGGCGGATTCTGCCACTTTGTTTGAGGATCTAGAGACAGAGACTGAGCTCTCTGTAGTTGAAGGCACAAGAATAATAAACTCCCCAATGACAGGCCAGGGCAGAAAATCTGACATGGCCTCTAGCCAGTTTTgttaaattcttttctttcttttatcaGTGAATAGTTACTTATTTGTAATGTGACACctataaaaaaggaagaagaagaaacatgTATGCCTCTTttcaaaagcttaaaaaaaccccagaacagtATGATACATAACAGTGCAAAGAAATCAGGGCTACAATAATTGCCTGTGCACTGAATAGCTTCCCAACACTGCACCTCTTTCAGCAgcccattttatttctttcttgtctATATGCCTTTGCTGTTTTGTTGGAGTTGACACCCATATATTACATTTCAGGGAAGGACAATAAATATCACCTATCTCTGTCTCTactggtgtcccccagcccctaGGCACTCTATCAGGACTTACCATAACACCCTAAACCATATGAACagcttcaaagaaaaaaaaaaaatagtcagcctgctatgtaaatattttccctttataTTTTCCCTTTGGATCAAATTCCCACCCGGAGACagatttccttttaattttggTTGGCCTAAACTTCAGGCAATCTCCCTTCAGTGCAGATTCCTGCATATGAAACTGTCACTGTTCAAAGTGCTAACCTGCAGCTTCACAAGAGTGCAGTTTCACTGGGAAGTGGATATTTCCAGTCTTCTGAAAGATCCAGGAATCACTTCTAGTGTGAGAAGAGTTGTGTACTCAGTTGTGGTCAATTCAAGAAGAGGGAGGTGTAAGGCACAGGCCTAATTTCAGAAACTCAGTTTTCCAGCATTTCTGGtagaaagccagaaaaaaaataaatttaaaaaaatatttttaaataagtaaataaataaataaaatattttaaaacaaacaaacaaataaataaattaaaaataaatgaataaataatttaaataaataaatttaaaataaataaataaaatttaaaataaatacatagataaataaaataaaataaaataaataaataaatataaatatataaaataaagtaagataaataaataaatagataaataaataaataaatggtgGAGAACCCTGTAAAGGGCCGTCATGTAGACAGATACTCACATACCCGAGAGCAGAGCCATGTCACTGAAGAACATGGAAACAAGGAACACGCAGACCAGGCTGGCAGAACTGAAATGGCTGCAGTGGATCTGGATTGGGAATGTAAGGGTAAGCTGACCATAGCTCAGTGGGGCTGTGACACATCAGGACACCCAGGAGGAGGTGCAAGGTAGAGATAGGCTCGTGATCAAGGGGTGGACCTGACCACTGAAGTCACCGAACAGGTCATCCATGAATGTGAAAAACACACCATGGTCAAGCAAGCCAGATGGGTAAAGCCCCTCTGATGTGGAGAACAGTGACTGGGAAAGACAGTATGGGATTATTTTCTTGGGAGAACATAATCCACAATTTGAGTTGCATCTCATAGCTGTAGGTCAAAGTAGTATAGCAGGAGCCACTAATACTAACTGAAGATGAGCTCTCTAAGGAACTGGGCAAGACAAAACTGATTCCAGTGCCCAACAAAACCCACCAGATCCTATTAAGGCTCTACTCCAATTAATCCCACTTAGCTATTCTTTATGCAAAGTGCATGAGTTTTCTCCAGAAACGTACACTAGACACTAACATCTCACTGTTACACAGCACTAACTAGAGTAAGATAACCAGACTAATTTCAAATCTACACTACTGCAACTTTGAAAAGCAGGATCACATGTCTCATTTGTCTGAAAGGTAGATTCTGTTCTCACATACAATTTTATAGCAATGTCACTAAGATGAAACAATAGACtgtaaaattatgaaaatatgcaaattatCATACTGTTGGTGCTGTAACACAGCACTTGATtatcagtaaaattatttttgttctcatgTGCTTGCGGCTCTTATCTtgttcacagaaaataaaaattgttcttGCCAAgtactttatttcaaaatctctTAGCATAACTTGTTCCTGAAAAATGGGGAGTGCATCTCGGAAGactgaaaaaaggagaagataGATTAATGACTGATTGTATCTGCAATTGCTTCAACTCAGAAAAACCACAAGGCCTTGCTCACACTTCAAAACCTGGGGATTGTCTCTTGGTGCCAGAATGCCTCCTTCTGTGGTACGAGACACACCAGTAAACATTGATCACCTTTTTGTACCTTTCTCCCCTCCTACACGAGCTGCCAGATGTTCAAATGGTTGGCACAAACTCATTCTGGATACTTACTGAAACCATTAAAGACAAACTTCCTCTAGCCTGCAGTTACATCCTGAAAAGTCATTATTTCAAATGGTGATATCCTAGCCAGGAAAATCTAGTTTAGATAAACCCCTTGTGCATATTGTTGAGGCTTTTTACTAAGGAGAAGatagtgagaaaaaaatatcccaaaaatattaaTCCTAATACGAACACAGAAGAACCAGTATAGCTACAAACATAACATTGAGTCATGGAACCATATGCTTGTGAACTTCTATTGAAATAACATGaccaaaataaaaagtgtgcctatttattttgctttgcacTGTCTAGGCCTCACACCTTTAGAGGAACAGCAATGGATCTGACCAGTTTGTATCACAAGGAAGTGTGAATTGTCAGCAACAATGTGTAAGCCAGAATAAGTACATGGAAAATCTCCTGATTCTGTAGAATGCAGAAAACCAGAGTTTTTTAACGGAGAAAACTGAATTACAAATTGCCTGGACACAAATCAGAAATAATAAGCTATAAATTTCACTAACTTAACTAACAGAAAActcaatattttttcagtttaagtTACTTACTAGAGATTATGCTATAATTATTTATGTCAAGATAAACACATGAAAACATTCACTGTAGAAATGACAAAGAGAAACAAGATATGCAAGGTTTGTTGACTTTTATCTAATTGCCATATTTTACCCCCCTTTCCAGCACTGACCTCCTTTGCCTTCTGAGTAATGTTTTGCCTCCACTCTATTACCTAAGAATTTTATCAACTAATGCAGCAGGTCAACTCATGAATGTTGGAGATCCTGCACACACTTTCTGCTTCATCCCAGCAAATATGGTTTCTTTCACAGTATGTTCGCTCTTTAAAGATGTTCATGCAGACAGTGAAGTCTAGTAATAGGATTAAGTCTGCTCAACCAAAATGGCTATCAGATCAGCACACAGATTAATGAGATCATCTCACATGTTGCATGACATCTTCTGCCTTGCTAATTCCAAATAGCAACTTCTAAAACTAGGTTAAAACACTCTATAAAGGCAATCTGAAAGCATAAGAAACAACAacttaaaattttgtatttcccaTGCAAACTAGATTCACACAGAACAATGTAAGGGTTGTTATTTGTGAGGGGCTGATCCATAAGCAAGGGTAATAATCCCTTCCACGTCCCAGATACATTTCTTTGATTGACTTACCTTACCTGGAAATAAGAAGATAAGAGTTATACTGCTGAGGTAAACAAGTAAGGCCAATACAAAACACATGGGAAGGATGTTAAATACTTTGCTTTAAGAAACCAGTTAGCTGCTGCATCATATCCAATCTCTTTGTTGCAGAGGATCCTAAATCCCTTTTTATATGCTTCCTGCATTAAGCTAACAACTGCATTGCAGTCAACAGGGCTCTCATCAgatctgagcagcacagctgaatcTGGCAGGGACTAAGTCAGAACCACTTTGAAGGTACAAATGAAAGGCTACTTCTTCAGCTTGCACTGGTGGATGGAGAAGCTTACACCGAAAAAAAAGCCCACCCATCAAACTGTTGTCAGATTTACAGCAAATAGTGTTCATTTATCCTAAACACCCTGATTGCATAAAGACACTCTGAGCATAAATGAAATGTACACcatgacagcagcagagaaggagcTTAATTACAATAACAATAAAACTCAATCTAGACAGTGTTCTCATTTACTGTGCCAAAGACAGGCTTCCTACTGAATTTTTGTGCTTGGACTAGACCCAAGCAGCAAGAATACAACAAATTCCCAGCTCACAGTGGTTTCACCAGGCACTTTACCATCAACTGGTTGTACACGAAGCTTGtgacatttctgatttttacaTCCCTGGAGGGAATCCCCTAGACAGCCCTAGGATTTACAGAACGACCTGAATTTTCCCTCTATGATCATTACCTGATCCTATTGCCCCATTAATTCAGACTCTACTAGAGAGAGCTCAACACAAGTCCCATGTTTAAATGGCCAGCTGAGAAATTGCCCACCGACAACCATAACAGCCACTTACCCCACAGTACCGATCATCACTGAAAATCTGTGGTGGCAGTGGATTGCCTTGTGCAGGCTGCCTGTcctcaggaatatttttatacatCCATTGTCTCTTCTCCTCTGACATGGTGATATCCACTTCTTCAAACTCTATGCGATTGGCTTCTAGAAATCTCACTACATCCTGTTGCCTCTTCTTTATCTagatggaagaaagaaaattaaaaaacctaGAGTCAGAGCAACTCCTCCATAACACAGACATGCTTACAGATCTGAGAATATTCCTCCTCTCCTATCCCACTTTCATAGGATGGGAAGTCACAAGTTCAAAAAGACAATGGAGAaaacttttttcagttttaaattcatAAAAGTTAAGCACTGCTGTCTCTTTACATGTTGGCAAAGGTTATACTTCTTCACCTCACTTGTATAAGGTTGTCTGTTTAATTCAGTTTTGTAATTTGAGCCCTTACCCcctaaagatatttttaaaaagcaaactaaGGATCTCTTCAGAAGTGAAAAGAAGCAGTCAGTTTTGAAAGACATTAGGGGCTACAATTTTAAAGTATACAGATACCTAAAAATGCAAGGTAAATAACCTGGCAAATCCCAAAAGAATCATTCCTAAAACTGTTCAATGAGATGAACATGTCAgtacatctgaaaaaaacccaccccagctacacacatttttgtttttctagacacctacacatttttttaaacagtttcctgAGCAAGGCTTGTTGAATATTTAGGTAAGAGTGTCTGTCAGCATAATATACATGCCCGAAAGTAAGCATGATGTCATCTcttgaaaatgaattttttgggaaaaaaaaaaagaaagcatgagGTTTGTATTAAATATATGGGGTTTCTGCCCCTCAAAGAGATTGTCACCTTTATACAAAGAGGCAGAACACTGGCAGTTTTTATCTCACTGCAAAAATTGGTTGGACTCAAAgatcttagagatcttttccaaccttaacaattctaTGATACTAAGATGAGCCCTTAAGAGGTAGCTGGGCTTCAAGAAGATAAACTCAGGTAAAGATAACCTCTGCCTCAAACAGGACTTTTTATCAAGACAGTAACCTTTGAAATGAAAGCCTGTGTATTTTTCGCATCAACCTAATGAAATTAATACTTTCAGAAAGGAACTATGAATTATGTGCCATATTTTTTACAGCTATCATCACAgtgttatttgaaaaaaaattcagctttaataATTTTACAGTCTTCCTGGAGTGTCATATCCATGCAGTTGCTGGCTGGCATAAAGCCCAGGTGGATGCTTGTGGATATCATATGACCTAGATACTATTTGGAAATCAGAGGATTTTCAAAATGCATGTGCTAGTTTCTCCTGTCACACAACCAAGTCTATCTATCTAAATGCAtcacaaaaatatataattttggaAACAATACTGATGGAATTCTTATTTCCTTGAAATAAGGCAGCCATCCCAAGAAACTACAAATACAAAGCTTTGAAACAATTCCTGTCTTTCTTAAGAAGTGGACTACACAGAAAATTTGCCACAGTGtcttattctttttcctttatttgtaCACACTGGGGCAGTTTTTTAAGcagatgtgaaaaaaatcactttttcatAGAGAAGGTAACCCCTAAACTTGCATGCAAGCAACACATTaccaacaacagcaaaattacTGCATCATCATCACTAGTGGTACCAAAGTCAACATGCCTTTAACTACACCCCTAAAAATTCAAAGTTTAGAAGTGaaagacaaaaacattttcctctgtctttcAACAAGAAACTGCAAAAGAACACAAAAGAGACAGAGAGATTCTTAACACAAATATTAAATAGAAAAGAGATGTCTAAAAGTATATGTGGGAGAGGTCTTTTCCTTATAGTGAAGCGCTACCGAAACTCACATGAAATCCCTCCTGCACTGGTCAGAGCAATCAGCAAACTCCTGAGTGGCTGGGTCAGCCCTCTGGCCCCCAAGGCCAATTGGCATCCTCTGGCCAAAGCTATTACACCTGCAGCCTCTCAAAGCTGCTGCTTGCAAACTGCACACTGGGAATGATCCCTGGCATGCTGCAACATCTAAATCATGGCCAAGGGCTGCTTTTGAGACTCTAAGTTAGCCCTGGCCAAAGCAGACTCTGCCAACAACCATTCTTCAAACAGTTCAGAGTACCAGAGTGCTCCATTCTCAGGGCCAGAACATGCACCAGTACAGGGGTATCCAGGTGGACCCATTTTCACCTGGTGTTTCCCAGCAGCCTGTAAACTGATCAACTTAGATTTAGTCAAATCCCTACTATTTCACAGTTCATGCCATTAGAATTCACAAGCACAAATTTCTTAAtgcctcattttatttttataaaactaATTAAGATGTTGAATTGAATTAAATTGGGGTTTTCGGGTTTTTTTAGCCATAAGCCTTACAATTCTCCACACAACATCTGCATGAGTTATCAGCTGTGGATGTACCAGCTGCATAAACCTAAACAAAATAGCCTGAAAATTTCAAACCAAAAAACTAGCATTTTCTTCTCCCCAATTTATTTGATTCAGGCCTATAAACTGAAACAAGAGCATTAGTTGTATTTAAAATCCTATTAAATTACGCCTTGTTGTTTAAGATGGATGCTCAGAGCATCTGTCACAACAGAAGCCAGCTGATTATTCCCCAAGAACACCACAGGACCTTTGTCTGTGTCTACAACTGGATCTGTGCCGCAGAAGTGCGTCAGCCTCACaatcctgcctgcagctctcatCTGTGCTTACCCAGAGCCCCAAAAGCTCCCAATGTTTGGCCACAGGAAACATGGAGCAAAGGCAACATGGCACAAAGAGCAGTGTCAGTCCTCTCTTCCTCACTAGCCTGTCCTGTCAAGAGACcagtggagaaaaatgcattctcACTTGACAAACTACAGAGGTGGATAATATTCTTGCTGCCACCAAGGTTTCTCAAGTCTGGTGCAATTGAAAGgaacctgaaaaaaataatcccattgTCAGAGGTACCATGTTTAGAAAAACTTGGTTTGTGGCTATGCATACACCACTTTGGGAAAGTGTTTGTAGTCTTACATGACAGACTGCTTCAGCAccaaaatatttggggtttaATACCTTTCAGCACACCAGAAGACACTGTAAAATGCACCTTCAAAACATATACCCACTGCAAAGTTTCAGAGAAAATCTTTATGTAATATGATCCTAATCTATCTTTAAATGCAGTGAGAAAATTCTGATGGAGTTTATGGTCTGCTATTATAGTCCATTTGCCTCCCCTATTTTTAGCATGGTAATTCTTTTCTGAAGATCATTTatctgggtttggttttattgttaATCTATATTTCTATTCACAaaactaaaagaggaaaaaatccccagagaCAACTCAATTTTATCCTTGTATTCAGAGCTGGTATCTTTATCAGGtttcaaaaagcagcaaaaatggGATGTCCATTGTGATACACAAATCTGCTAAAATGAGCTAATCACTTAATCAGTAACCAATTTATTGTAGCTAAAGTATTCTGTCTTTCTGTCctagttttcatttctttatacTGATTTGCAACAGGTAACAGGAGGATATTTTTCCAAAGCAGTCTGAAAACATATCTCAAAGACATACTCAGGCCAGTCCAGGTGGGATCACTGGGATTATCTGTTCTGACATTCAGCATCTCTGAATTAATTCCTCTTAGGAGTAAAAGGTTTCTTTAGACTTATTTTCCCCTCTAAGCTCCTCTCCTGAACTAATATAGATGGTCTTTGCAAATTGTTCCCACAATTAACTGACTGCCTTTACTTGAAAtatttgcttgcttttgttCAGAATCCACCTCACTGAAGCCACCTCACTTTTCATATCTTTGCCCAGACTAAAAACTATTTTGTTCTAAGATTTTTGTTTCCCACACAACTAATATCAAATCTCCCAGCCAAGCTGAACAGTGATCTCTGGTAGCAAGAGAAATCATATAGCTCATTTAGTAGCAGAATGAGAAAATGAGGATGTTACCATCATAAATTATGTCCAGGTTGGAGCAGAAGTTTAGAAAAATCAGATCACATCCTCACATCTTCTATCCAAAGTTCCCTGGAAGCTTCTCATCACTTCCAACAAGTGACAGTTTCCATTTTTCTTGCCTTGTCTATGCTTCTTGAACctgttttcagaaattctcCTGTATTAGAAAGGCTTCCCTACTGACAGCTGCTGAACCAGCATGTGGTCTCTTCATTACTAAAAGTCAGCTGCATTTCATCAGTCTACACTATTTTAACCAAGATATTCAATACCTTGCAAAAATCTTTGTAGTCCAGGATTTATCTAACTCCGTATGAATTAATATTACTTCTACTCTGCAATATGCAAGATTACTCAAGTCACAATATTAACAGGAACTGTGCCATCGTTAAAGAgaacttctctgccttttttcatTAGCCCATTAATTTAAATGGGACAAAAGAAGACACATTCTCAGTTTCAAATTTCTTCAGTGTCAACAGCAGGAATGTTGTTGACTGGTGCTCACGAAGTGGATGTGGATGTTTTACAGTCTCACCCTCTTGGAACTGAAGGAACTGAAAGCCTAGCCTGAGCTGTCCACTCATTCCAGACAGATCCCAAGAACAAACAGCCATCTTTCTAACATAAAAccacaccccaaaaaatatTCAGACCACACATGGTGAGTGAGAACAAAGCCTTAAGTTATCTTCTAAGCTGGCTTATCAAGCCACAAGTACATTTTAGAagcctgattaaaaaaaaaaaaaaaagaaattgaatgcATGTCTAAGTTCACCTCAAATACTTATTTCACAGCCTGGCACACCTGTGCCTCTAAAGACGGAGATGGTCCTgctaattttcttccttttttcaatTTAGTTACTCTTTCCACACACCTGCCCTCAGTCCAGAACTGCATCAACCACATTATCCATCGACTGACTCAGCCAAAAACTGAATGTACTGCATTTGGCAGGGGCACCTTTATGGTGCAGTTTGATGATACAACTCAGCAGATCTCACTGCTGGCTGTCACTGAGATGACACAATGTTCCTACCTCCTGCCAAGTAGCTCCTGCAGCTTTCCTCTCACAAGCATAACGCAGGAACCAGGGGAAGCAGGGAAGAAGCATCAATAATGTCAGCACCACAGTCTCACTAGCTTATATCAGAAACAAAATTGCATCCTAAGAAAATGGCTCAGCAGTAGCTAAAGCATGACCAGCTACAGGTATTTGAAATATGAACTGCATAAGCAGCATTTGTGTTACATAAACACAAGCTCAGTTCACTCCCACGACTGAAAATATTATATGTGAGCCTCTGCCTTCACAAGTCATGCAAACATAACCAAAAGGACAGTTGCAGTGTAAAATGCAGAAGCAGTATAGCTACTGCAGAGGATTACTTATCTTCACTTCTCACATAGATGTGGCTTAACATATACTCCCAAATAATAAGGAATAATGCTCTAACATACAGATAGAAGCCCTAAACACAAAAAAGGTACATAATTCTAAGCTGTGTTAACACATTCTCTTATGTTTCCACTATGTTTCTGCTCtcagaaagcaataaaaaactATCTCATGCATTCACAAGCTAGAAATACAAATCCTCATGGTCCTGTTACATTTGAGACGTGTAGTGACAGAGATTTTCggccaaatttctcttttctttgcctGACTTAGGAAAGGAGAGAATAACTGACCCCTGGCAATTTTTATTGCAGTGAAATGGCAGCACTGTGACAGAACTTTACAAAGGTTCGTATGATTAATTCATTGTTCTTGGCACAGGAAAATACAACTCAGCTATGTACATATGAAAAAAGGATGAGAAGCTGTGATGAAGAGAAGGttaatagagaagaaaaatttaaaataaaaataaacaaaaatcagcATTGCATAACTATTTATGAAAGTAAAGTGAGTGACTCTCCGTTGCAGCAAATACCACATTGCATctagagaaggaaaatgctgtCTTCTCATAACTGACCACCAAATAGCTAAAAGCACCTGCATGCTtcatcctcaaaaaaaaaaaaaaccaacaaactttCAATATCCTAAAAACTAACCACAGAACTTTTCAACCTGAAGAGAAACAGAACAGTGTGTGAACAGAGGCCACATGCAGCCAGCACTGTCCTGGTCTCCTGCTAGCAGCAACCTTCTGCTTTGTACACAGAGACATAATTAAGGATACACAATATGAAACATTATTAAACTCGAAGGGCGAACTGTTCAGCTTTATGCAAAATCACTCTGCTGgtctctgggagctgctgagatACTGCTTTTAGCCAAGGACTCTGCACACCTTCGCCTCTCTGCAACGTTTGTATGGTAACTTGGGAAATAAACCAGTATTTTAGAAATGCTATTACAATTTGAGGCAGGTTTGGTTTTTAAGAGATTCTTAATCACAAGCagacaacaaaagaaaacattttctataaAGCTGCAAAGACAGTTAAACTGCTCCATGCCCAATGCCTGCTAGCCTCATATTTTCCCAGCCAGATGTTGCATTCtgataaatgcatttaaatccgtttctgtgtgtgcacatacaTCTATCACAAGGTGAGGGGAAAAGTTTATTATTTAAGGCAGTTTGTCTGACATCATTGCTCTCTATGCAAGTAACAGAGTAACATTCTGAAACACAAAGGAGTCTTTTAGCAAATATAAATACAAGTATCACTGCTAAAAACAAGAGATGATGGGAGTTTGCTCACAGGTTTACTAGGTATTGTTTCAATAAGctaagggaaaaggagagacaaaaatggaagaaacagaaaaaggggaaagaccaagaaaggaaaaagtccACATCCTATAGAAAAATCACCTAGAGACAGTGCCACACAGGGGTGCCTTTGAGATGTGTACAGCTGAAAAAGCCTCTGAAGTCATACTTGAGTCTACATCTTTtgaattattctgtattttgggAAACAAGATCTGCCACTGATGTACACAAATAAAGTAAGTGATTCTACAATTTTCTTCTTGCAGTAGGAACAATGTGTTCTTACAGTGCTGAAAATCCATTTACACAGGAGACTCTGACGGACTGTAGGAAAACAGATGCTataaaccccaaatttcagctCACTGCTTCCTCACGAAAAGAATAAGAATGCCATTGATGCTGGATCTACCTTCCAATTAAAGATATGAATTCAATGCAAAACTAAAAAATACAGCATTGCTGTATTGGCTAAAACAAAGTTAAACTTGAAGACTGCACAGCAGGATTTGTACCAGAACCTGGAAGTCTCACTGAGGGTACAGGCAGCTCCAAATTAGTGAGACAGACTAAGAGCCAAAGGACTCCATGCAGACTGAGTAAAGAGCCAGAAGATTCTCTGTCCAGCCTGGTAAGCAGCAGGTGACTGCCAGATTAAAGGTCACAATGCAAATCTGGTTGTTCTACCAGGGGAGCTTGCATAGCCTGCTGCCAGTTTAGATTATAATCTACAGGAAGAATCTGTGGAATTGCTCTATcctgaaaacatttctatttgaCAAAATTCATGCTTGAAATGGTATTTTTGCTACAGATACAGGATCTTTCCTAGTCATAGGTATTTTCTTGTGAGGACACTCAGAAAGTGTGTTGGTTCCTCAATGGTTCTTCACCTCTGAGTAAAATGGGGCAAATTATCACAGCTTGCCCATAAATTCATCTGATTCTAAAAATATCTCAGtcaaaattattagaattatGTGTtagaacctttttttttccttttaaacaaaattgAGGATCTTAGTGGCTAGCACAAGAGACAGGAGAAACTGTGACCAGTTTGGAAGATCTCAGGGATTTGTAAAACATATCCTCAGCTATCAAGAACTTCTCCAGATGGAACCATCCTGCAGGGCTAGACTATTGATTCAAAATGCTAACAATTCAAATCTTAGCTGGCAGCTAACTTCTTTCAATAGATAGATGGTTTTGTTTGCAATTTACCATATGTTTCAGTAGTTCAAGAGAGTGGTTAAAAATAAAGTGCTATTTTCACGcatttttccagcagaaacCTTTCAAAGATGCCAGAGAATAATTTAAATCTCCTGTTTGGTATTCTGCATTTAACTCCTCCTCATACTACTCCCTTTTGTCAAAGTGGCATATTTATAGCAAGCATTTTGCATCACGAAAGAAACCCTTCCAACAAGCAATATCTATCTTCCTTTTCAAAACACATACACATAAATACAAGTATGATAACTGCAAATCTTATTATTTCAACTACTTTTCAGTACCTACTAACTAAATGCAAGTTGTTCTCTGATCTCCATGCTCTATTACATTAattcatatttctttcttctgatttctccaagtcatttGATTCTGAGGAATATCCTTTGATTCTCCGCAAAGTTCCAGTTCAGCAAGGTAGATGAGAACTGTCAAGTCTAAACCATTGGAAACTCAGTCCTGCATAGATGAACAGAAAGTTGATCTTTCAGTCTCACAGTTGTACACAGTAAGCAGAGTGGAGGATAGTTTGCCATGGGTGTCCAAAACTGCTACAGCTAAAAGTCTGCAGAGATTTAGAGATGCTGCTTTGTTGTGTGCACCAGCTTGCTTGGTAGAATTATGAATTTGGGAAGCAATGATtaatcaattttatttctttatttttgaaaagcattaAATATTTGGTAATTTATTAAAGTTCACTAAAATAGCACCAGATAGCAGCTTTATAAGCAGGTTTTGGAAAGTGAGCAAACGCTCTAATGCTCAGCAGTGTGctgtggcagccaggagggcaacCCACACCCTTGGGTTCACcaa
This window contains:
- the SH3BGRL2 gene encoding SH3 domain-binding glutamic acid-rich-like protein 2 isoform X1, yielding MVIRVFVASSSGSVAIKKRQQDVVRFLEANRIEFEEVDITMSEEKRQWMYKNIPEDRQPAQGNPLPPQIFSDDRYCGDYDGFFESKESNTVFSFLGLKPTLASKESEP
- the SH3BGRL2 gene encoding SH3 domain-binding glutamic acid-rich-like protein 2 isoform X2, whose translation is MSKIKKRQQDVVRFLEANRIEFEEVDITMSEEKRQWMYKNIPEDRQPAQGNPLPPQIFSDDRYCGDYDGFFESKESNTVFSFLGLKPTLASKESEP